A stretch of Scheffersomyces stipitis CBS 6054 chromosome 2, complete sequence DNA encodes these proteins:
- a CDS encoding predicted protein has translation MFVDFARRDLESTAKSFRSWDTCMDNRTCKIVAIVLIVLGGIFALWVISTLIQCLCMGVSCVEALCCCCCRRTKSQPTYVVAKQEPQYNPNMYPPRPAPQYAMPQPPMAQQYQQPPSAYVPNQGYAPVSTNSYVTDDRSFEDDKNTYRGYR, from the coding sequence ATGTTTGTCGACTTCGCCAGAAGAGATTTGGAGTCCACTGCCAAATCGTTCAGATCCTGGGACACATGTATGGACAACAGAACCTGTAAGATCGTCGCCATTGTGTTGATCGTCCTCGGGGGTATATTCGCCCTCTGGGTGATTTCCACCTTGATCCAATGCTTATGTATGGGAGTCAGCTGTGTCGAAGCCTTgtgctgttgctgctgcagaagaacaaaatcTCAACCAACCTATGTTGTGGCTAAACAGGAGCCCCAGTATAATCCAAATATGTATCCTCCTAGACCGGCTCCGCAATACGCAATGCCTCAGCCTCCCATGGCtcaacaataccaacaacCACCACTGGCCTATGTGCCCAACCAGGGTTACGCTCCAGTCAGCACAAATTCGTATGTCACCGACGACCGCTCGTTCGAGGACGACAAAAACACTTACAGAGGATACCGTTAG